In Arthrobacter ramosus, one DNA window encodes the following:
- a CDS encoding ABC transporter substrate-binding protein: MNKKPLASLGLALTAILAMSGCGSAASSNVSSTEKVTIKYSNFISNGGNEKNLDTIVQAFEKANPNITVQVTTLPYKDYATALQTDLAAGTQADTFDIEYANLRSYVASGAVAPLDGVDGSKYKQSLLQSYQSDGKQYALPSSFSDVVLYYNKALFDAAKVAYPTSSWTWADETAAAKKITDSAAGVYGDYQSVSFYEFYKALAQTGGKFLNDDGKSVAFNSPQGIKAAEWLAGKSGTTMPTPAQGAGTPDFDTKLFKDGKLGMLHSGIWVASSFAGSPKSWDIVVEPGDTQKASAEFSNAIGVSANSKNKAAAQKWAEYMTSSDVMAQTRISAAWELPATSDDSVLKPYLAKDKPANRKAIFDALDNVALPPVIGDNQQKMVDIITNALGEVEAKRSSAADALKGAADQINALLK; this comes from the coding sequence ATGAACAAGAAACCCCTGGCATCGCTGGGTCTCGCTCTCACCGCAATCCTGGCCATGTCAGGCTGTGGATCGGCGGCAAGCTCAAATGTTTCAAGCACCGAAAAAGTAACCATCAAATACTCAAACTTCATCTCGAACGGAGGCAACGAGAAGAATCTGGACACCATTGTCCAGGCCTTCGAGAAGGCCAACCCGAACATCACCGTCCAGGTCACCACCTTGCCTTACAAGGACTACGCGACGGCACTCCAGACAGACCTGGCCGCTGGGACCCAAGCCGATACTTTCGATATCGAATACGCGAACCTGCGCTCCTACGTGGCCAGTGGGGCTGTCGCTCCCCTCGACGGAGTCGACGGTTCCAAGTACAAGCAGTCCCTGCTGCAGTCCTACCAGTCAGACGGCAAGCAGTACGCGCTGCCCAGTTCCTTCTCCGACGTTGTCCTCTACTACAACAAGGCGCTCTTCGACGCTGCCAAGGTCGCCTACCCCACGTCCAGCTGGACATGGGCTGATGAAACGGCTGCTGCAAAGAAAATCACGGACAGCGCCGCGGGTGTCTACGGGGACTACCAGAGCGTGAGCTTCTACGAGTTCTACAAAGCACTGGCCCAAACCGGCGGCAAATTCCTCAACGACGACGGCAAATCGGTCGCCTTCAACTCGCCCCAGGGCATCAAAGCTGCCGAATGGCTGGCAGGTAAGAGCGGAACGACCATGCCTACACCCGCGCAAGGCGCCGGAACCCCGGACTTCGACACGAAACTGTTCAAAGACGGCAAACTTGGCATGCTCCACAGCGGCATCTGGGTGGCCAGCAGTTTCGCCGGTTCACCCAAGAGCTGGGACATCGTCGTCGAACCCGGAGACACACAGAAGGCAAGCGCGGAGTTCTCCAACGCCATTGGGGTATCCGCCAACTCCAAGAACAAGGCCGCAGCCCAGAAATGGGCCGAATACATGACCAGCTCAGACGTCATGGCACAGACCCGCATCAGCGCAGCATGGGAACTCCCCGCCACCTCCGATGACTCAGTCCTGAAGCCCTATCTCGCAAAGGACAAGCCGGCAAACCGCAAGGCCATCTTCGACGCCCTTGACAACGTCGCCCTCCCGCCGGTCATCGGCGACAACCAGCAAAAAATGGTCGACATCATCACCAACGCTCTTGGCGAAGTCGAAGCGAAACGCTCCAGCGCGGCCGATGCCCTGAAGGGCGCCGCGGACCAAATCAACGCTCTGCTGAAGTAA